The proteins below come from a single Oerskovia jenensis genomic window:
- the kdpB gene encoding potassium-transporting ATPase subunit KdpB, translating into MAGSSASAGSAGSSGGRKPGAGRGASLSGAQVRAALPGAFRKLDPRELYTSPVLFVVELGAVATTLLAAFEPSVFAWAIAVWLWATVLFATLAESIAESRGKAQASSLRATQQQTTARRVLAPSDTLATGTGLASLPTAEVPSSTLGVGDVVVVRAGEIIPGDGDVIEGVASVDESAITGESAPVIRESGGDRSAVTGGTVVLSDTIVVRITAPAGHTFVDRMIALVEGSERQRTPNEIALNILLTSLTIIFLLAVVTLQPFAVYSGSKQSMIVLISLLVCLIPTTIGALLSAIGIAGMDRLVQRNVLAMSGRAVEAAGDVDVLLLDKTGTITYGNRQAADLLTVQDVTTRQLAEAARLSSLADETPEGKSIVVLVRERYGVEDAPAAQSDGLPGAEMVPFTAQTRMSGIDLPLPDGRVRRIRKGAGSAVQRWVHSTGAPARGAAGIVADQLAAHVDAVSSSGGTPLVVAEQVGEGPARVLGVVHLKDVVKAGMRERFDELRAMGIRTVMVTGDNAVTARAIAAEAGVDDVLAEATPEDKLALIRREQAGGRLVAMAGDGTNDAPALAQADVGVAMNTGTTAAKEAGNMVDLDSDPTKLIEIVEIGKQLLITRGALTTFSIANDIAKYFAILPAMFMVVFPQLAVLNVMRLSSPESAILSAVVFNALIILVLIPLSLKGVRYRPSSASAMLRRNLLVYGVGGLVAPFVGIKLIDLVISLIPGIG; encoded by the coding sequence GTGGCCGGTTCGTCGGCGTCTGCTGGCTCGGCCGGCAGCTCCGGCGGTCGCAAGCCCGGGGCCGGGCGTGGGGCGTCGCTCTCGGGGGCACAGGTCCGGGCCGCGCTGCCCGGGGCGTTCCGCAAGCTCGACCCGCGCGAGCTGTACACGTCGCCCGTGCTGTTCGTCGTCGAGCTCGGGGCCGTGGCCACGACGCTCCTCGCCGCGTTCGAGCCCAGCGTGTTCGCGTGGGCCATCGCGGTGTGGTTGTGGGCGACCGTGCTGTTCGCGACGCTCGCCGAGTCGATCGCGGAGAGCCGCGGCAAGGCGCAGGCGTCGAGCCTGCGCGCGACCCAGCAGCAGACGACCGCGCGGCGCGTCCTGGCTCCGTCCGACACCCTGGCGACGGGGACCGGTCTCGCGTCGCTCCCGACGGCGGAGGTCCCCTCCTCGACGCTGGGCGTCGGGGACGTGGTGGTCGTCCGGGCGGGCGAGATCATCCCCGGGGACGGCGACGTGATCGAGGGCGTCGCGTCGGTCGACGAGTCCGCGATCACGGGCGAGTCGGCTCCGGTGATCCGCGAGTCGGGCGGCGACCGGTCGGCCGTCACGGGCGGGACCGTCGTCCTGTCCGACACGATCGTCGTGCGGATCACGGCTCCCGCTGGCCACACGTTCGTCGACCGGATGATCGCGCTCGTCGAGGGGTCGGAGCGCCAGCGCACGCCCAACGAGATCGCGCTCAACATCCTGCTGACCTCGCTCACGATCATCTTCCTGCTGGCGGTCGTGACGCTCCAGCCGTTCGCGGTGTACTCGGGCTCCAAGCAGTCGATGATCGTCCTGATCTCCCTGCTCGTGTGCCTCATCCCCACGACCATCGGGGCGCTGCTGTCCGCGATCGGCATCGCGGGCATGGACCGGCTCGTCCAGCGCAACGTGCTCGCGATGTCGGGACGTGCGGTCGAGGCGGCGGGCGACGTGGACGTCCTGCTGCTCGACAAGACCGGCACCATCACGTACGGCAACCGGCAGGCGGCCGACCTCCTCACGGTCCAGGACGTCACGACCCGGCAGCTCGCCGAGGCCGCGCGTCTGTCCTCGCTCGCGGACGAGACGCCCGAGGGCAAGAGCATCGTCGTGCTCGTGCGCGAGCGGTACGGCGTGGAGGACGCACCGGCCGCGCAGTCCGACGGCCTGCCAGGTGCCGAGATGGTGCCCTTCACCGCGCAGACCCGCATGAGCGGGATCGACCTGCCCCTGCCGGACGGGCGCGTGCGACGCATCCGCAAGGGCGCCGGCAGCGCGGTCCAGCGCTGGGTCCACTCGACCGGCGCCCCGGCCCGGGGCGCGGCCGGCATCGTGGCAGACCAGCTCGCGGCCCACGTCGACGCCGTGAGCTCCTCGGGCGGCACGCCGCTCGTCGTGGCCGAGCAGGTCGGTGAGGGACCGGCGCGCGTGCTCGGCGTCGTCCACCTCAAGGACGTCGTCAAGGCGGGCATGCGCGAACGGTTCGACGAGCTGCGCGCCATGGGCATCCGCACCGTCATGGTCACGGGCGACAACGCCGTGACCGCGCGGGCCATCGCCGCCGAGGCGGGCGTCGACGACGTCCTGGCCGAGGCGACGCCCGAGGACAAGCTCGCGCTCATCCGGCGCGAGCAGGCCGGCGGGCGGCTCGTCGCCATGGCGGGCGACGGTACCAACGACGCCCCCGCGCTGGCGCAGGCCGACGTGGGCGTCGCGATGAACACCGGGACCACCGCCGCCAAGGAGGCGGGCAACATGGTGGACCTCGACTCCGACCCGACCAAGCTCATCGAGATCGTCGAGATCGGCAAGCAGCTCCTCATCACGCGCGGGGCCCTGACGACCTTCTCGATCGCGAACGACATCGCGAAGTACTTCGCGATCCTGCCCGCGATGTTCATGGTCGTGTTCCCGCAGCTCGCGGTGCTCAACGTCATGCGTCTGTCGAGCCCCGAGTCGGCCATCCTGTCGGCCGTCGTGTTCAACGCGCTCATCATCCTGGTGCTCATCCCGCTCTCGCTCAAGGGCGTGCGGTACCGGCCGTCGTCGGCGTCGGCCATGCTGCGCCGCAACCTCCTGGTCTACGGCGTGGGCGGGCTCGTGGCCCCGTTCGTCGGGATCAAGCTCATCGACCTCGTGATCTCCCTCATCCCCGGGATTGGCTGA
- a CDS encoding TFIIB-type zinc ribbon-containing protein, which produces MLCPLDQTVLVMTDRKGVEIDYCPTCRGVWLDRGELDKIIDRSLEAEIAAEVGGPAAAAPHAPTPVQYPPTQQLPVPPQPAPYGYADDRRRDDHRGDDRRRDEYRGDDRYRGPDRGSDPYRGSEQYRSDDPRYRKRKKKESWLEDLFDF; this is translated from the coding sequence ATGCTGTGCCCTCTCGACCAGACCGTGCTCGTGATGACCGACCGCAAGGGCGTGGAGATCGACTACTGCCCCACGTGCCGCGGAGTGTGGCTCGACCGGGGTGAGCTCGACAAGATCATCGACCGCAGCCTCGAGGCCGAGATCGCCGCCGAGGTCGGTGGCCCGGCCGCTGCCGCGCCGCACGCCCCGACGCCCGTGCAGTACCCGCCGACGCAGCAGCTCCCCGTCCCGCCGCAGCCCGCGCCCTACGGGTACGCGGACGACCGCCGCCGCGACGACCACCGGGGCGACGACCGTCGCCGTGACGAGTACCGCGGGGACGACCGGTATCGCGGCCCGGACCGTGGCAGCGACCCGTACCGCGGCTCCGAGCAGTACCGCAGCGACGACCCGCGCTACCGCAAGCGCAAGAAGAAGGAGTCCTGGCTCGAGGACCTGTTCGACTTCTGA
- a CDS encoding sugar kinase → MTDSTQAPLDLRPAAACTYDVVSLGEVMLRLDPGERRIKTTRSFDAWEGGGEYNVARGLRRCFGLRGAIVTALADNEVGRLVEDLMLTGGLDTSYVQWVPYDGIGRTVRNGLNFTERGYGVRGAVGVSDRGNTAIAQMRPDDVDWDELFGRGVRWLHTGGIFAALSESSADVAEAAMKAARKHGTIVSYDLNYRPSLWQGIGGPARAQEVNRHLAQYVDVMIGNEEDFTASLGFEIEGVDENLTDLDTAAFRAMIETAAAAYPNFQVIGTTLRAVHSATRNDWGAIAWSRVQGFAEATHRADLEILDRVGGGDSFASGLAYGLMELGSIQEAVEYGAAHGALAMTTPGDTSTASLAEVRKLAAGGSARVQR, encoded by the coding sequence ATGACCGACAGCACCCAGGCACCCCTGGACCTCCGGCCGGCCGCGGCCTGCACCTACGACGTCGTCTCCCTCGGCGAGGTCATGCTCCGCCTCGACCCGGGCGAGCGACGCATCAAGACCACGCGCTCGTTCGACGCCTGGGAGGGCGGCGGCGAGTACAACGTCGCACGCGGCCTGCGCCGCTGCTTCGGCCTGCGCGGAGCGATCGTCACGGCGCTCGCGGACAACGAGGTCGGCCGGCTGGTCGAGGACCTCATGCTCACGGGCGGCCTCGACACGAGCTACGTGCAGTGGGTGCCGTACGACGGCATCGGCCGCACGGTCCGCAACGGTCTCAACTTCACCGAGCGCGGCTACGGCGTACGGGGCGCGGTGGGCGTGAGCGACCGCGGCAACACCGCGATCGCGCAGATGCGGCCGGACGACGTCGACTGGGACGAGCTGTTCGGTCGCGGCGTGCGCTGGTTGCACACGGGCGGGATCTTCGCGGCCCTGTCGGAGTCGTCCGCGGACGTCGCGGAGGCCGCGATGAAGGCCGCGCGCAAGCACGGCACGATCGTGTCCTACGACCTCAACTACCGGCCGTCGCTGTGGCAGGGCATCGGCGGCCCGGCGCGCGCGCAGGAGGTCAACCGTCACCTCGCGCAGTACGTCGACGTCATGATCGGCAACGAGGAGGACTTCACCGCGAGCCTCGGGTTCGAGATCGAGGGCGTCGACGAGAACTTGACCGACCTCGACACCGCGGCGTTCCGCGCCATGATCGAGACCGCCGCGGCCGCGTACCCGAACTTCCAGGTCATCGGCACCACGCTGCGCGCCGTGCACTCCGCGACCCGCAACGACTGGGGCGCCATCGCGTGGTCCCGCGTCCAGGGGTTCGCCGAGGCCACGCACCGCGCGGACCTCGAGATCCTCGACCGCGTGGGCGGCGGCGACTCGTTCGCCTCGGGCCTCGCGTACGGCCTCATGGAGCTCGGCTCGATCCAGGAGGCCGTCGAGTACGGCGCCGCGCACGGCGCCCTCGCGATGACCACGCCCGGCGACACGTCGACGGCGTCGCTCGCCGAGGTCCGCAAGCTCGCCGCGGGCGGGAGCGCGCGCGTCCAGCGCTGA
- a CDS encoding SDR family NAD(P)-dependent oxidoreductase has product MPVLDSFSLAGRTALITGGSRGIGRGLAQALGEAGARVALTATTIEAARAAADDLRALGLDAHGYELDVTDREQVDDVVEQVGREGGGVDVLVNNAGISIGGAALEIEDDVWHRTLATNLDGVWYCSRAVARAMVADGRGGTIVNVGSMSAQIVNRPRWQPAYLASKAAVHQLTKGLAAEWAPHGIRVNAIAPGYILTEASPVDQPEYYDDCVAPAAMKRWGTPAELGPVVVLLASEASSFMTGAVVTVDGGYTLF; this is encoded by the coding sequence ATGCCCGTCCTCGACTCGTTCTCGCTCGCCGGCCGCACGGCGCTGATCACGGGCGGGAGCCGGGGCATCGGCCGCGGCCTCGCCCAGGCGCTGGGGGAGGCGGGCGCGCGCGTCGCGCTGACCGCGACCACGATCGAGGCCGCGCGGGCCGCGGCCGACGACCTGCGCGCGCTGGGCCTCGACGCGCACGGCTACGAGCTCGACGTGACGGACCGCGAGCAGGTGGACGACGTCGTCGAGCAGGTCGGGCGCGAGGGCGGTGGGGTCGACGTGCTCGTCAACAACGCGGGCATCTCGATCGGGGGCGCGGCCCTGGAGATCGAGGACGACGTGTGGCACCGCACGCTCGCGACCAACCTCGACGGCGTCTGGTACTGCTCGCGGGCCGTGGCCCGGGCGATGGTCGCGGACGGGCGGGGCGGGACGATCGTCAACGTGGGCTCGATGTCCGCGCAGATCGTGAACCGTCCACGCTGGCAGCCCGCGTACCTCGCGTCGAAGGCCGCGGTGCACCAGCTCACCAAGGGGCTCGCCGCGGAGTGGGCGCCGCACGGGATCCGGGTCAACGCGATCGCACCGGGCTACATCCTCACCGAGGCGTCGCCGGTGGACCAGCCCGAGTACTACGACGACTGCGTCGCGCCCGCCGCGATGAAGCGGTGGGGGACGCCGGCCGAGCTGGGGCCGGTCGTGGTCCTGCTCGCGAGCGAGGCGTCGAGCTTCATGACGGGGGCGGTCGTGACGGTCGACGGCGGGTACACGCTGTTCTGA
- a CDS encoding DUF4118 domain-containing protein translates to MLGEAQRRRARGTDVVVGLVETHGRAATITQIGDLEVVPRRVVSHRDVELTELDVDAVIARAPQVALVDELAHTNAPGSRHRKRWQDVADLLAAGIDVVTTVNVQHLESLTADVEAITGVRQRETVPDQVVRDADQIQLVDLSPQALRRRLAHGNVYRAEQIDASLSSYFRTGNLTALRELALLWLADRVDDALTRYRADHAIVGTWPARERIVVAVTGGPEGETLLRRGARIAQRAAGSELVAVHVLATDGLPSAPPAAIAASRELVESLGGTFHTVVGEDVASAVVDFAQGVNATMIVVGVSRHSRWREALLGSSSTEIARLAGTIDVHLVTHEKARAGRLLRGRWSALSRRRRVAGWLLAFVVPAVLTGIFWLLRDDVSLSTELMLFLAGSVGVALVGGLWPAVAAAVLSFLCLNWFFTPPTGFLTVQDPENLLALLVFVLVAAAVASVVDLAARRTVQAYRARAEASTLAALSRSVLSGEDTAQAIVTRLAETFGLSRVELETRAGERAPWRTVATTGRAGGDVLPAEGDRPPAAADALPVHGDRSARPRPAVGHGDEPGRTELRVDDHHRLSLWGRALPASDRQVLEAFAAQAGLVLEYRRLREQAAQAAVLEEADATRTALLAAVSHDLRTPLASIRTAVDGLASPDVDLDAEDTETLTRTIQDSTGRLEKLIDNLLDLSRLQTGSVRPVLRAASVDEIVPLAVEPYGPGVVRLDVPDDLPLVRTDPGLLERAVANLTSNAVRHSPPGEPVRITASAGPREIELRIVDTGHGLSDESKVRMFEPFQRLGDTTGEGLGLGLAVADGLARAVGATITPEDTPGGGLTMVVTVPREAREDDGVSTDSAAAGAPAGTAGTARTAGTAGQGTDEKDEVRG, encoded by the coding sequence ATGCTCGGCGAGGCGCAGCGGCGGCGAGCACGCGGCACGGACGTGGTCGTGGGGCTGGTCGAGACCCACGGGCGCGCCGCCACGATCACGCAGATCGGTGACCTCGAGGTCGTCCCGCGCCGCGTCGTGAGCCATCGTGACGTCGAGCTGACCGAGCTCGACGTCGACGCGGTGATCGCCCGCGCGCCCCAGGTGGCCCTGGTCGACGAGCTCGCGCACACCAACGCGCCCGGCTCGCGCCACCGCAAGCGCTGGCAGGACGTGGCCGACCTCCTGGCCGCGGGCATCGACGTGGTGACCACGGTCAACGTGCAGCACCTCGAGTCGCTCACGGCCGACGTCGAGGCCATCACGGGCGTGCGCCAGCGCGAGACCGTGCCCGACCAGGTCGTGCGCGACGCCGACCAGATCCAGCTCGTCGACCTCTCGCCCCAGGCGCTGCGCCGCCGCCTCGCGCACGGCAACGTGTACCGCGCCGAGCAGATCGACGCCTCCCTCTCGTCGTACTTCCGCACGGGCAACCTCACGGCGCTGCGCGAGCTCGCGCTCCTGTGGCTCGCCGACCGCGTCGACGACGCCCTGACCCGTTACCGGGCCGACCACGCGATCGTCGGCACGTGGCCCGCGCGCGAGCGCATCGTCGTGGCCGTCACGGGCGGCCCCGAGGGCGAGACGCTGCTGCGCCGAGGGGCCCGGATCGCCCAGCGGGCCGCGGGCTCCGAGCTCGTCGCGGTGCACGTGCTCGCGACCGACGGGCTGCCCAGTGCGCCGCCCGCGGCCATCGCGGCGTCGCGCGAGCTCGTCGAGTCGCTCGGCGGGACGTTCCACACGGTCGTGGGGGAGGACGTCGCGTCGGCCGTCGTCGACTTCGCGCAGGGCGTCAACGCGACCATGATCGTCGTGGGCGTCTCGCGGCACTCGCGGTGGCGCGAGGCGCTGCTGGGCTCGTCGAGCACCGAGATCGCACGGCTCGCCGGGACGATCGACGTGCACCTCGTGACGCACGAGAAGGCGCGGGCAGGGCGGCTCCTGCGCGGTCGGTGGTCGGCGCTGTCCCGACGGCGCCGGGTCGCCGGGTGGCTCCTGGCGTTCGTGGTCCCGGCCGTCCTGACCGGGATCTTCTGGCTGCTGCGCGACGACGTGTCCCTCTCGACCGAGCTCATGCTGTTCCTCGCCGGGTCGGTGGGCGTCGCGCTCGTGGGCGGGCTCTGGCCCGCGGTGGCCGCGGCAGTGCTCTCCTTCCTGTGCCTCAACTGGTTCTTCACGCCCCCGACCGGGTTCCTCACGGTCCAGGATCCCGAGAACCTCCTGGCGCTCCTGGTGTTCGTGCTCGTCGCGGCCGCCGTCGCGTCGGTCGTGGACCTCGCGGCGCGGCGGACCGTGCAGGCGTACCGGGCGCGGGCCGAGGCCTCGACGCTCGCCGCGCTCTCGCGGTCCGTGCTCTCGGGCGAGGACACCGCGCAGGCCATCGTCACTCGCCTCGCCGAGACGTTCGGCCTGTCGCGGGTCGAGCTCGAGACACGGGCGGGGGAGCGCGCCCCGTGGCGGACCGTCGCGACGACCGGCCGTGCCGGGGGTGACGTGCTCCCCGCCGAGGGTGACCGGCCTCCGGCCGCGGCGGACGCACTCCCCGTCCACGGTGACCGGTCCGCCCGGCCGCGCCCCGCCGTCGGGCACGGGGACGAGCCCGGGCGCACCGAGCTGCGCGTCGACGACCACCACCGCCTCTCGCTGTGGGGCCGGGCGCTGCCCGCGAGCGACCGGCAGGTCCTCGAGGCGTTCGCCGCGCAGGCCGGGCTCGTCCTGGAGTACCGGCGACTGCGCGAGCAGGCCGCCCAGGCCGCCGTCCTCGAGGAGGCCGACGCGACGCGCACCGCGCTCCTCGCGGCCGTCTCGCACGACCTGCGCACCCCGCTCGCCTCGATCCGCACGGCGGTCGACGGGCTGGCCTCCCCGGACGTCGACCTCGACGCCGAGGACACCGAGACCCTGACCCGGACCATCCAGGACTCGACCGGGCGGCTCGAGAAGCTCATCGACAACCTGCTCGACCTCTCACGCCTCCAGACGGGCAGCGTGCGTCCGGTTCTGCGCGCGGCGTCGGTCGACGAGATCGTGCCGCTCGCGGTCGAGCCCTACGGGCCGGGCGTCGTGCGTCTCGACGTGCCCGACGACCTCCCGCTCGTGCGCACCGACCCCGGGCTGCTCGAACGCGCGGTCGCCAACCTCACGTCGAACGCCGTGCGGCACAGCCCGCCCGGCGAACCCGTCCGGATCACGGCCTCGGCCGGGCCGCGCGAGATCGAGCTGCGGATCGTCGACACGGGGCATGGCCTGTCCGACGAGTCCAAGGTCCGCATGTTCGAGCCCTTCCAACGCCTCGGCGACACGACCGGTGAGGGGCTGGGACTGGGCCTGGCCGTCGCGGACGGGCTCGCGCGGGCCGTGGGTGCCACCATCACGCCCGAGGACACGCCGGGCGGCGGACTGACCATGGTCGTCACCGTCCCGCGCGAGGCACGGGAGGATGACGGTGTGAGCACGGACAGCGCGGCAGCCGGCGCCCCGGCAGGTACGGCGGGCACAGCACGTACCGCGGGCACAGCAGGTCAGGGCACGGACGAGAAGGACGAGGTGCGCGGATGA
- a CDS encoding response regulator produces the protein MSADGNRVLVVDDDAGLVRALAINLRAHGWDVTVATTGAEALDAAASARPDVILLDLGLPDLSGFEVIEGVRGWSAVPIVVLSARQLGDDKVDALDAGADDYVTKPFAMNELLARLRAAVRRAQPAEASEPVVEAGDLRIDLARRRVLRAGQEVRLSPTEWSLLEVLVRHRGRMVGRLQLLHDVWGPAYSAETNYLRVYTAQLRRKLEDDPANPRHIITQPGMGYLFEV, from the coding sequence ATGAGCGCGGACGGCAACCGGGTGCTCGTCGTCGACGACGACGCGGGGCTCGTGCGCGCCCTCGCGATCAACCTGCGCGCGCACGGCTGGGACGTGACCGTCGCCACGACCGGTGCGGAGGCGCTCGACGCCGCCGCGAGCGCCCGCCCCGACGTGATCCTGCTCGACCTGGGCCTGCCCGACCTCTCGGGCTTCGAGGTCATCGAGGGGGTCCGCGGCTGGAGTGCCGTGCCCATCGTGGTGCTCTCGGCGCGCCAGCTCGGCGACGACAAGGTCGACGCGCTCGACGCGGGTGCGGACGACTACGTGACCAAGCCGTTCGCGATGAACGAGCTGCTCGCGCGGCTGCGGGCCGCGGTCCGCCGCGCCCAGCCCGCCGAGGCGTCGGAGCCCGTCGTGGAGGCGGGCGACCTGCGGATCGACCTCGCGCGTCGCCGGGTGCTGCGAGCCGGGCAGGAGGTGCGCCTGAGCCCGACCGAGTGGTCGCTGCTCGAGGTGCTCGTGCGTCATCGCGGCCGCATGGTCGGGAGGCTCCAGCTCCTGCACGACGTGTGGGGACCCGCGTACTCGGCCGAGACCAACTACCTGCGCGTCTACACGGCGCAGCTGCGGCGCAAGCTCGAGGACGACCCCGCGAACCCGCGGCACATCATCACCCAGCCGGGCATGGGCTACCTCTTCGAGGTCTGA
- the kdpC gene encoding potassium-transporting ATPase subunit KdpC, with translation MPGTLSTPAGVPGRPAPLARPSASAGAASLFRQTLAGLRVLLVLTLLLGVAYPLAVWGVGQLALPWQANGSLVRSDGTHATSITDTGTDGAPVVGSALIGQDFAAADDAERWFHGRPSAAGDGYDTLASAGTNLGPLNPELVASIEERRAALADLNGVDPASLPADALTASASGLDPQISPAYAALQVARVAEARGLDESVVADLVARHTAGRDLGVLGEPRVNVLELNLALENSEKMNP, from the coding sequence ATGCCTGGAACTCTCTCGACCCCCGCGGGCGTCCCCGGACGCCCCGCCCCCCTCGCGCGCCCCTCGGCCTCGGCCGGTGCGGCCTCGCTGTTCCGCCAGACGCTCGCGGGCTTGCGCGTCCTGCTCGTCCTGACGCTGCTCCTCGGTGTGGCGTACCCGCTCGCGGTGTGGGGCGTCGGGCAGCTCGCCCTGCCGTGGCAGGCGAACGGCTCGCTCGTGCGCAGCGACGGCACGCACGCCACGTCGATCACCGACACCGGGACGGACGGGGCCCCCGTCGTCGGGTCCGCCCTGATCGGGCAGGACTTCGCCGCGGCCGACGACGCCGAGCGCTGGTTCCACGGCCGTCCCTCGGCCGCGGGCGACGGGTACGACACGCTCGCCTCCGCGGGCACCAACCTCGGGCCGCTCAACCCCGAGCTGGTCGCCTCGATCGAGGAGCGCCGGGCGGCGCTCGCGGACCTCAACGGCGTGGACCCCGCGTCGCTGCCGGCCGATGCGCTCACGGCGTCGGCGTCGGGCCTCGACCCGCAGATCAGCCCCGCGTACGCGGCGCTGCAGGTCGCGCGGGTCGCCGAGGCGAGGGGCCTCGACGAGTCCGTCGTGGCGGACCTCGTGGCCAGGCACACCGCGGGCCGCGACCTCGGGGTCCTGGGCGAACCGCGGGTCAACGTGCTCGAGCTCAACCTCGCGCTCGAGAACTCGGAGAAGATGAACCCATGA
- a CDS encoding potassium-transporting ATPase subunit F yields the protein MTVLDWVGLGTVVVLLGYLFVALLRSDKVR from the coding sequence ATGACGGTCCTCGACTGGGTCGGGCTCGGCACCGTCGTGGTGCTCCTCGGCTACCTGTTCGTCGCCCTGCTCCGCAGCGACAAGGTCCGGTGA
- the kdpA gene encoding potassium-transporting ATPase subunit KdpA, translated as MSATVLTQTGAGLAAPSVWLAVGQLVLLLLALAAVHAPLGAYMARVFTSPRHLRVEKAGYRIMRVDPDAEQKWSTYLLSLLGFSMASLLLLYGLARLQQHLPMNLGFSAFDPAGAWNTAVSFVANTNWQWYSGEAAAGHLLQMSGLAVQNFVSAAVGISVAVALIRGFMRSGTDGRVGNFWSDLTRTCVRILLPLAFVGALVLLATGVIQNFDAHTAIDTVAGGTQHVLGGPVASQEVIKELGTNGGGFFNANSAHPLENPSPFSNLFEIFLILVIPFTLPRTFGLMVGDKRQGWAILGAMGALWFVSVALITWAEMAGPGAAPLAAGGAMEGKETRFGLAASALFAASTTGTSTGAVNAMHDSLTAPGGGVTMFTMMLGEIAPGGVGSGLYGMLMLAIVAVFVSGLMVGRTPEYLGKKIGRQEITLVALYILTVPFLVLVGTALAIALPAGQVGIQEAGPHGLSEVLYAFTSAANNNGSAFGGLTSGTPFYNTALGIAMLAGRFIPMALVLALAGRFASQKTVPATAGTLPTHQPLFVGVLGTVALVVVGLTFVPVLSLGPIVESLS; from the coding sequence GTGAGCGCGACCGTGCTGACCCAGACCGGAGCGGGCCTCGCCGCTCCCAGCGTGTGGCTCGCCGTCGGGCAGCTCGTCCTGCTGCTCCTCGCGCTCGCCGCGGTGCACGCACCGCTCGGCGCCTACATGGCGCGCGTCTTCACCTCGCCGCGCCACCTGCGCGTCGAGAAGGCCGGCTATCGGATCATGCGCGTCGACCCCGACGCCGAGCAGAAGTGGAGCACCTACCTGCTCTCGCTCCTCGGCTTCTCGATGGCCTCGCTCCTGCTCCTCTACGGGCTCGCCCGGCTCCAGCAGCACCTGCCCATGAACCTCGGGTTCTCGGCGTTCGACCCGGCCGGAGCCTGGAACACCGCCGTCTCGTTCGTGGCCAACACCAACTGGCAGTGGTACTCGGGCGAGGCCGCCGCGGGGCACCTGCTGCAGATGAGCGGGCTCGCGGTGCAGAACTTCGTGTCCGCGGCCGTCGGCATCTCCGTCGCGGTCGCACTGATCCGCGGCTTCATGCGCTCGGGCACCGACGGACGCGTCGGCAACTTCTGGTCCGACCTGACCCGCACGTGCGTGCGCATCCTGCTGCCCCTGGCGTTCGTCGGGGCGCTCGTGCTGCTCGCCACGGGCGTCATCCAGAACTTCGACGCACACACCGCGATCGACACCGTCGCGGGAGGCACGCAGCACGTGCTCGGCGGCCCGGTCGCGTCGCAGGAGGTCATCAAGGAGCTCGGCACCAACGGCGGCGGGTTCTTCAACGCCAACTCGGCGCACCCCCTCGAGAACCCCAGCCCGTTCTCCAACCTGTTCGAGATCTTCCTCATCCTCGTCATCCCCTTCACCCTGCCCCGCACGTTCGGCCTCATGGTCGGCGACAAGCGCCAGGGCTGGGCGATCCTCGGGGCCATGGGCGCGCTCTGGTTCGTCTCCGTCGCGCTCATCACCTGGGCCGAGATGGCAGGACCCGGGGCCGCGCCCCTCGCCGCGGGCGGCGCCATGGAGGGCAAGGAGACCCGCTTCGGCCTCGCCGCGAGCGCCCTGTTCGCCGCGTCCACCACGGGCACCTCGACCGGCGCCGTCAACGCGATGCACGACTCCCTGACCGCGCCGGGCGGCGGCGTCACGATGTTCACCATGATGCTCGGCGAGATCGCGCCGGGCGGCGTGGGCTCGGGCCTGTACGGGATGCTCATGCTCGCGATCGTCGCGGTCTTCGTCTCGGGCCTCATGGTCGGGCGCACGCCCGAGTACCTGGGCAAGAAGATCGGCCGCCAGGAGATCACGCTCGTCGCGCTCTACATCCTCACGGTCCCGTTCCTCGTGCTCGTCGGCACGGCGCTCGCGATCGCGCTGCCCGCCGGGCAGGTAGGCATCCAGGAGGCGGGCCCGCACGGGCTCTCCGAGGTCCTGTACGCCTTCACGTCCGCGGCCAACAACAACGGCTCGGCGTTCGGCGGCCTCACGTCCGGCACGCCCTTCTACAACACGGCCCTGGGCATCGCGATGCTCGCCGGCCGGTTCATCCCCATGGCCCTCGTCCTGGCGCTCGCCGGACGCTTCGCCTCCCAGAAGACGGTCCCCGCCACCGCGGGCACCCTCCCGACGCACCAGCCGCTCTTCGTGGGCGTCCTGGGAACCGTCGCCCTGGTCGTCGTCGGGCTCACCTTCGTCCCCGTGCTGTCGCTCGGTCCCATCGTGGAGTCGCTCTCATGA